In a genomic window of Chrysemys picta bellii isolate R12L10 chromosome 23, ASM1138683v2, whole genome shotgun sequence:
- the LOC122172622 gene encoding cyclic GMP-AMP synthase-like, protein MAGPTLSASSPPLNVTPAKNRRVWKGLQRKGRAGRSKEPGDTEGTASQRALSPLEAAESSNLRARKQWNLDSLGSHPPETSQQLRSLGTQSRWKVELDKLHREAAGDLGQVYSQDASADLSEKPGTSAAMRTFQDWKKDNLTRIKERAKSLRLKQLDGANAVDLLHAFFRQFFSYLNECPERPYFRDVRELTSGSSYQPLHPNNFDVLLSLPIPDYIQYAEVEGYDGLFYTLTLLRKSRSFPAAFLLEDGQTVSPGSIMAEFRQHLDQFIKVFYSVPFPGWQMRLERKKQNSPAVPLVMVDNRGDTFMSIDLVLALEISGQWPSSNDEGMDVKQLLGEKEPYLRKTLYFIAKQAPGQDNKETWKMSFSHVEKEILKSHTSTRKCQTTTCRRPECLQMLESLLGALKTEHPLELAPLSSYHAETSFFHTLLQWKQAQDGNPSSVAHCFERVRANFIQQVATAHLPHFFIPKCNLFGTKFFPPNNLTFLLECLREKQKKKPSTAVSRKKKVAAPPLLAAAVSWPLMITVGLMVLVSIGLSHFGS, encoded by the exons ATGGCAGGTCCGACTCTAAGTGCAAGCTCTCCGCCCCTCAATGTTACGCCGGCCAAGAACCGTAGGGTATGGAAGGGTCTTCAGAGGAAGGGCAGAGCCGGCAGAAGCAAAGAGCCAGGAGACACAGAGGGAACAGCCAGCCAGCGAGCCCTGTCCCCATTGGAAGCAGCCGAATCTTCAAACCTCAGGGCAAGGAAGCAGTGGAACCTAGACAGTTTAGGCTCCCATCCTCCGGAGACCTCCCAGCAGCTCCGGAGCCTTGGCACCCAGAGCCGGTGGAAGGTGGAGTTGGACAAGCTCCACAGGGAAGCTGCAG GAGACCTGGGGCAGGTCTATTCCCAAGATGCCTCCGCTGATCTGAGTGAGAAACCAGGGACCTCAGCTGCAATGCGAACCTTTCAAGACTGGAAGAAAGACAACCTCACCCGGATTAAAGAGAGGGCAAAGTCCCTCCGCCTGAAACAGCTGGATGGGGCCAACGCAGTCGATCTTCTCCATGCCTTCTTCCGACAGTTCTTTAGCTACCTGAATGAGTGTCCCGAGAGACCCTACTTCAGGGATGTGAGAGAACTGACGTCGGGGAGCAGCTACCAG CCCTTGCACCCGAATAACTTTGACGTGCTGCTGAGCCTGCCGATTCCAGATTATATTCAGTACGCTGAGGTGGAGGGGTACGATGGGCTCTTCTACACCCTGACTCTGCTGAGAAAGTCCCGCAGCTTTCCAGCCGCCTTCCTGCTGGAGGACGGGCAGACTGTGTCCCCAGGGAGCATCATGGCGGAGTTCCGGCAGCACTTGGATCAGTTCATCAAAGTGTTCTACTCAG TGCCTTTTCCTGGATGGCAGATGAGGCTGGAGAGGAAAAAGCAGAACAGCCCAGCGGTGCCCCTAGTGATGGTGGACAACCGAGGTGACACATTCATGTCTATTGACCTGGTCCTTGCTCTGGAGATCTCTGGCCAATGGCCCAGTTCAAATGACGAAGGGATGGATGTCAAGCAGTTGTTGGGGGAGAAGGAGCCATATCTGAGGAAGACCCTCTATTTCATTGCTAAACAGGCCCCTGGTCAAGATAACAAAG AGACCTGGAAAATGTCTTTCTCTCATGTGGAAAAGGAGATTTTGAAAAGCCACACCAGCACCCGGAAGTGTCAGACGACCACGTGCCGCAG GCCAGAATGTCTGCAGATGCTGGAAAGTCTTTTGGGAGCCCTGAAGACAGAGCACCCCTTGGAACTGGCTCCTTTGAGTTCCTACCATGCTGAGACGTCTTTCTTTCACACGCTGCTGCAATGGAAGCAGGCCCAGGATGGGAACCCCTCCAGCGTTGCTCACTGTTTCGAAAGGGTCCGGGCCAATTTCATTCAGCAGGTGGCAACCGCTCATCTGCCTCATTTTTTCATTCCCAAATGCAACCTGTTTGGCACCAAATTCTTTCCGCCCAATAACTTGACGTTTCTGCTGGAGTGCTTAAGAGAGAAGCAAAAAAAGAAGCCGTCAACCGCTGTGTCCCGAAAGAAGAAGGTCGCAGCCCCGCCactgctggctgctgctgtgaGCTGGCCTCTAATGATCACTGTGGGTCTGATGGTTCTGGTGTCGATTGGACTCTCCCACTTTGGGTCATAA